The DNA sequence GTGGCGGAGTCTACCCGCCGGGCCAGAGAAACTCAATAACCAGAAAATTGTGCAGCAGGTGAATCAGCATCGACGGGTAGAGGCTGCCGCTCTTCATGCGCGCCCAGCCCATGAGCATCCCGGCCAGGAACAGGTACGGTGCGCTGATGACGCTGAAATGCAGCACCGTGAACAGCCCCGAGGCCAACAGCAGCGCCCGCCAGGGCCCGATCGCCACCGTCAGCCAGTGCTGCACCAGCCCGCGGAATGCGATTTCCTCGGTGATCGCCGGCAAAATGCACATCACCACCACGATCACTCCGACAGGCAGATCGTGGTAGAACGACATCTCGCTGCGATACGTCTGCGGCAGCAGGCGAAACAACGTTTCGTGCCAGCCATAGTTGATCGCCAGAAGCGGCGCCAGCCCCAACAGCGCCAGCCAGGCCCAGCCGCTGTCGAACCCGATCCGCCGCAACTGCACCAGCAACGCCCGGCGATGAATCGTCGCATAGATGATCGTGGTGACCGTCAAGGCCGCACTGACGAAGTACAGCGACAGGGGCTTGTTCTCGAACAGCCCGTACGCCACGATCGACGTGGAGACGACCACGATGACATAGGTCCAGAACAGCGGCCACACCCGCGGCGCCAGGCGGCTGATGGCGATGCCTTCAGTCATCGCCCGCGCGACCGGGCGCGACAGCACGCTCTCGATATTCTTGTACGGCGCGCCGCAGCCCAGGCAGAAATAGAACGCCGAGACCAGCGTCGTGCCGCAATAGCTGCACGCACCCTGTCCTCCCGCCGGCGGCAAGCGTTCAGCCGCCGCCTCGCGACGCCGGAAAGGCTCTATCGAATGTCCACCCATAGGGCCGGTCCTAAGAAGTCCCGCTGCACTGACCAACCAGCGGAAGTGTATCACAACTGAGCGGTCTGCTCCACGTGGCCCTGGTATTCGCGGAGGTTATCGCTTCACGTCGCCGGCACGCGTCGGTATAGTGCGCAACACCCGCCGAAATTGGAATCGCAATCGCCGTTTCCTGCTATCATAGTGGCCGGAGCAATGGGTCTTAGTCATGGAGCGTTTTGATGTCTGACAAGCAGTGCCGCGTGACGTTTGAACCGCAGGGGCGCACCGTCTTTGTACTTCCGGGCACGACGATCGTCGAGGCCGCCGGACGCGTCGGGCTGACCATTGCCTCGCCCTGCGGCGGCAAGGGCGTCTGCGGCAAATGCCGCGTGCTGGTCTCCAGCGGCGCCTGCGAAGGCAGCGAGGCCTGCCGGCGGTTCTTTTCGAGCGAAGAACTCGCCGCCGGCTGGCGCCTGGCGTGCCAGGGGCGCATCTGCGACGACGCGGTCATCAGCATTCCCCAGTCGTCGCGCCTGGGCGACGTGCATAAGATCCTCGCTGAGGCGCAGGATAAGGCCATCGCCGACGTTCAGCCGGCGGTCCGCAAGATCAGGTTTGAACTGCCCGCCCCCACCATGGACGACCACCGCAGCGACCTGATGCGCCTGCAGGAAGCCGTCGGCCCGGCCAAAGTCAATCTGCGCGTCCTGCGCAAACTCGGCGGCGTGCTGCGGAGCAACGCCTTTACGGGCACAGCGGTTTTCACCGATCATCACCTCGTCGACGTCGAGCCCGGCGACACGACGGGCCAGAGCTACGGCGTCGCGTTCGACATCGGCACGACGACGGTCGTCGGCTCGCTGCTGGACCTCAACAGCGGGGAGGAACTGGCCCTGGCGTCGGACATCAACCCGCAGGTCACCTTCGGCGACGACGTGCTGTCGCGCATCCAGCACGGCGGCACCAGCGCCAAAGGCCTGGGCGAAATTCACGATATCATCATCGCCAAGGTCAACGACCTGCTCGCGCAGCTCTGCCGCGACGCCGGCGTGTCGGCCCAGAACGTGTACGAGGTGACCTTCGCCGGCAACACGACCATGGAGCACCTGCTCTGCGGGATCGACCCCACGCCGCTGGGGGCGGTGCCCTTTGTGCCCGTTCACGGGCGCGGGCTCACCCTGGGCGCCTCGGCTCTGGGCCTGCACGTGCATCCCAATGCCGCGGCGTATGTCTTCCCGATCATCGGCGGGTTCGTCGGCGGCGACACCGTCGCCGGGCTGGTGGCCACCGAGCTGGCCGACCAGAACGGCCCGGTCATGATGGTCGACATCGGCACCAACGGCGAGATCGTGCTGGCCGTCGACGGCAAGCTCTGGGCTGCGTCGACGGCCGCCGGCCCGGCGTTTGAAGGCGCCCGCATTTCCTGCGGGATGCGCGCCAGCGGCGGGGCCATCGAGAAGATCGTCTTCGACGGCGACGTGCATGTCAGCGTTATCGGCAACGTCGAGCCCATCGGCATCTGCGGCAGCGCCCTGGTCGACGTGGCCGCCGACCTGCTGCGGGCGGGCATCGTCACTGCGGAAGGACGCATGCTCAGCGGCGATGAACTGCCTGCCGCTCTGCCTGCCGCCATCGCCGCCCGCGTGCAGACCGGCGACAACGGCCAGGCAAGGTTCCTGTTAGCCGCCAACGGCAACGGCGGCGTGAGCATCACCCAGCGCGACATCCGCGAGCTGCAACTGGCCACCGGCGCCATCCGCGCGGGCATCACCATCCTGCTCCAGCAGGCCGGTCTGACTGCCGCCGACCTCAAGCAGGTGCTGATGGCCGGAGGATTCGGCAGCTTCATCCGCCGCAGCAACGCCCAGCGCATCGGCCTGCTGCCGACGGAGATCGACCGTGAGAAGATCCTTTACGTCGGCAACGCCTCCCTCAACGGCGCCAAGTGGACCTTGGTGAGCACCGCCGCCCGCGAGCGGGCCGAAGATCTCGCCCGCCGCGCCAAACACGTCCAGCTTTCCGAAGACATGAACTTCCAGATGCTCTTCGCCGAGTGCATGATTTTTCCGGAACAGCAGTGAGCAGTGAAAAGTAATCAGTAATCAGTAATCAGTAAT is a window from the Planctomycetaceae bacterium genome containing:
- a CDS encoding ASKHA domain-containing protein; the encoded protein is MSDKQCRVTFEPQGRTVFVLPGTTIVEAAGRVGLTIASPCGGKGVCGKCRVLVSSGACEGSEACRRFFSSEELAAGWRLACQGRICDDAVISIPQSSRLGDVHKILAEAQDKAIADVQPAVRKIRFELPAPTMDDHRSDLMRLQEAVGPAKVNLRVLRKLGGVLRSNAFTGTAVFTDHHLVDVEPGDTTGQSYGVAFDIGTTTVVGSLLDLNSGEELALASDINPQVTFGDDVLSRIQHGGTSAKGLGEIHDIIIAKVNDLLAQLCRDAGVSAQNVYEVTFAGNTTMEHLLCGIDPTPLGAVPFVPVHGRGLTLGASALGLHVHPNAAAYVFPIIGGFVGGDTVAGLVATELADQNGPVMMVDIGTNGEIVLAVDGKLWAASTAAGPAFEGARISCGMRASGGAIEKIVFDGDVHVSVIGNVEPIGICGSALVDVAADLLRAGIVTAEGRMLSGDELPAALPAAIAARVQTGDNGQARFLLAANGNGGVSITQRDIRELQLATGAIRAGITILLQQAGLTAADLKQVLMAGGFGSFIRRSNAQRIGLLPTEIDREKILYVGNASLNGAKWTLVSTAARERAEDLARRAKHVQLSEDMNFQMLFAECMIFPEQQ
- a CDS encoding CPBP family intramembrane glutamic endopeptidase — protein: MGGHSIEPFRRREAAAERLPPAGGQGACSYCGTTLVSAFYFCLGCGAPYKNIESVLSRPVARAMTEGIAISRLAPRVWPLFWTYVIVVVSTSIVAYGLFENKPLSLYFVSAALTVTTIIYATIHRRALLVQLRRIGFDSGWAWLALLGLAPLLAINYGWHETLFRLLPQTYRSEMSFYHDLPVGVIVVVMCILPAITEEIAFRGLVQHWLTVAIGPWRALLLASGLFTVLHFSVISAPYLFLAGMLMGWARMKSGSLYPSMLIHLLHNFLVIEFLWPGG